The window GTGGAGGGCCAGCTGTACTGTGAAACCCACGCCCGGGCCAGGAGCAGACCCCCACCCGAGAGTCACGACCTGTAGTTCAGCATCTCGCCCAAGATGGGACTTaatctctccccccccccccccccacaccccatcACCGCCGAGGGACACCATCCGGTCACCGCCTTCCCGCCCGTCCGCCTAAatcacatcacttcctgttaatCAATTTCCCCATTTCCTGTTTGTGACTCATCATCAAGCCAATAAAGACGCCTCAACCTTCCctcaataatctttttttttttttcgtttattcacatacatatatataatcaCTTGAATGGATTTATGTTGTACATcttaaattaatatattaaaattatgtgtataatgttttttttaattattatgtgTTTTAATTGCAGTCGCAGACCTATTGTAGAAGTCTGTTCTTCTTTGTGTCTgtatactgcctcctggtggccaaggcaggcacctcagaaggagcagcaataggttaacatatttttttttcctagtcaACTAAACTGTAAAGCTCCCAAACATGATAGTCATCATCATATAATCATATTTACTGTTCAAGGACCAATAACACCTACAATAGGTGGAAATACCAAAATCAGTAGGCTTTTTAAGCAATTAAAAGATTCTTGTagaatactgtacatgaaaTCGTATATAAGGCCAACGTAAACTTTGATGGACTTGAATATTTGTTAGGAACCttttttatttgggtttttgtcACTCTTAAAGGGCCGGTAGCGTTTGCAGACAACAGAAAGGCCTTCCTCTAGATGTCATTCAAAACCAAGATGGCTGATAAAATGAAGGTCATGCAAGATTACCAGGGACCATGGTAAGTGCAATTTGGACTTTGGTAGACATGTAAACGCCACTAGACGCCATTTCGTTTGCATTTTGGTTGCTCTTAAAGGGCCAGTAGCGCCTCCAGACCAACAGGACGGTCCAACACACTTTCcaataagcagcaatttggTGAACAATTATTCTTCTTCCCAAAAAAAGATGCTTCCAGCAGTTTGATGTCACTTTGAGTTAAAGGAACagtcaaactaaacaaataGAATGACActttttctattaaaaacagCCAAACAAGTTCAACTGCCTAAATAAAGGCCCAGgctagctatatgctaatgttAATTAGCATTATTTTGCAGTGCTTTAACCCCTTGTTGGCAACTTCATGTAGAttcctttttgggggggggggggggggatttgaaaatatggtcactcTAAGGCATACAAtaaaacagtacagtacataaacTCTTCTGGTACCAGGGATCCGAGAAAGTCAGACTTAAAACTTACTACACTTGTAAGCAGGGCCAGAGGCCATTTTGATTGTCTTTTTGTGGCCGTTAAAGGGCCGGTAGTAGCCGCAGACTTCCAGGAAGGCGCTCCTGTAGTTGCTGTTCATCCAGCCATAGAGGATGGGGTTGACGAAGGTGGAGCACATGGCCACCACGTGGAAGGCGCTGAAGAGCAGTTTGAAGTCGTCCATGTAGACCACGCGGCTGTCGATGTCCACGGCCAGCTGGAAGGCGTGCAGCGGCAGCCAGCTGACGGCGAAGACGGCCACCACCGTCACCAGCATCTTGGTGGtcttgcggcggcggcggtgggcgCGCGACAGCCTGCTGGCGTTCATCTGGCTCCAAgtagaacaaaaaacaaaacaaaaaaaggtattgTCATTGGTGGAATTCTAGAATTTGAAAAAGACcatgtcaaattgttttgctcacaagtcaaaacCAGCTCTATCAATGaattaacttaaaataaaataaataataaactacAGTAAACCCCaccaccaaacacacacacataataaacataaatatatcaataattaaaatcaatacgttttacaaatttaaaaaatgtaatccaataaaaaaaattaaaaacactgaataaatacaactaaacaatttagaatcactgaattaaatactattaaaatggtaaaagtcactgactaaatacaacaaaaattataaaaatcactgaattattaaataatatttaaaaatgtatatgtaatataataaatgacagttttaaaaaatcactcaattaaatacaattaaaattacaacatgAAGCTAGTACCTATGCAACAGTTTATTTAAGTTGTGTTTAACAGAAGAGCAaagatggcaaatccaagtccagaatgTAAAATcccagccacagtttggctttagcccctgatgctagctagttagctagccaattccctagcaggtaaacgagcaccatgggagctagctaggcagctagctagctagcacctggagctaaagccaaactgtggcagggtttttactttctggacctagatttgccacctctgattaagAACAGTAAATGTGCTTTTCAGGACTAAATTTTGAcctatgtgtattttttgtgtgtgactatattttaatatttgtgaaTATAGCAGTACTTGTAGCGCTAACTCAACATGGTCCATTGGCACCaatttgccactagatggtgctgaAGCAATATGATTACATTTCGCATGGCTTTGGCCTGAGAGCAAAAGCAGGTGATTGGTGAgctttttagcaaaaaaaaaagtaggattGGTTCAACCAAAAATGTGTGACTAGGCGAATGCTAAACCACAAATAATCGGGTGATTCACCGTTTAAAACTTGCAAACGTCTCACCTTGCACCAGATGCACGCGTAGGCCCCTGTGTTGACAGCCAACGGCAGGCCGTACTGCAGCAGTATCATGGCCAGGCTGTAGGGGGCGCTGCCGCCCTCTTCGGGCCATTTCTCGGCACACACCTGGATGGACTTGCCGGGCGCTAGCTGGAAGGTGGCGTACTCTCGGAAGATGGCCAGCGGGCTGGCAAGTAGCGCGCTGACCCCCCAGGTGATTCCCACCACGGCGGCGCAGAGCCGCCGGGACATGCGCGGCGAGCCATCCGGGCGCCGCACCACGCTGCGGAGGCGGTCCACCGCGATGACGTTGAGTGTGATTGTAGACACGTGCACGGCGGCGCCCTGAGCGCAAGGCAGGGCAAAGCACAAGGTCCGTCCGAACGCCCACTCGCCGTGCAGGGTGTACGCCAGCGTGAAAGGCAAGCACAGGGACGCCACCAGAAGGTCGGCCAGAGCCAGATTGGCGATGAAGAAGTTGGTGACGGTACGCAGGCGACGGAAGCGGAACACCACGTGGATCACCAGGGTGTTGCCCAGCACGCCGAGGGCGATGATGGTGCCGTACGCCAGGATGAGCGCCACGCGCACCCCTGGCAGTCGGGTGCTGTCCTCCAGGTCTGGGTAGGCTTCCTCGCCGCCGACACAGCAGCAGTTAGCAGAGGGATGAGTTGCCCACGGCGGCCGTGCTTCGCTTACGTTGGCAACGTCCATGGTGCGACAGCCCCATTGGCCGGCCTGCGGAGAAAACACATCTTAAATTTTCACAACATTTAACGTCAGTCTGTATGGAAGAGGACtttaagaataaagtcagaattatttctttaaagtcaggattctgcTGAGATTAAACAAATTCTGCTGAGAttaaactcagaattctgagaataaagtgagaatgctcactttaaagtcagatttctgaagaataaagtctgaattctttaaagtcagaattctgctgagattaaagtgaggattctgagaataaagaattctgactttattctcagcagaattctgactttaacaataaagtcagaattatttctttaaagtcaggattctgctgagattaaactcagaattctgagaataaagtgagaattctcactcaATTGATTTAATTaggtattttaaattttaaaaaaaagtgcaaatatataaatttaaacaacaaaaaatttgtactattaataatcttttttttctttttcttttttaaatgatgttgattttgtaattgtggagtgtaataattgaaattgtaattgaatttcaatgaaTCGCACAGCCCTACGGGCCTCTCAAACCCATAGCAAGACTCagtcatacattttatttttcattgttgtagCCCCTTTTACACTGTCTGCTTTTTCCCTGGACATAGTGTGAAAGGTCCCAAAAGGTAGCCTATTTAATTTGTTGACCCTTAAATGAAGGCTTTTGGGCTAAATCGGAAATGGGACCTTTCACATACTCATAAGTGAGAATTTATTCCTGGAGCCATGAACcaaatattattaatagtactaattttgagttgttcaaatgtatacatttgcacctttttttaaattttaaaataacaaattttattaaatttggtttcatccaaaaggaacttgcataacaGTGTTTCACATCCCGCTTTCACCATTGTAGACCCTTTCACGCTGTCTTTAAAAGCTTCCTAGGATGTTCGGTTTGAAAAGTGCTTATAAGGgactgattgtttttttaaacaacactaaaaatatcaaatgcaAGAGAAGGTGGGGATGACTTTTTTGCAGTCTTACCTGGATGTGCGGTGAGAAGTTAACGTTGAGTCCGTTTGCTGTCCAAGTCCGCGCGCAGGTCAAGATGAAgatgacgaggacgaggacgaggacgaaaGAAGACGCAAAGCAGAGTCAACGCTCCATCTCCACTAAAAGCCGCGTGAAAATGCGGCGAGCGCCGACTGCACGTCACAGACCCCCACCCACTCGCCATCATCAGCACGCAGGATGCGAGATGCAGGTTAGATCGTTACATTATCAGCTACTGGCAACATTTCTATTTTAGGCTACACGATATatttttggatttacttttataatgtaagtgtgttttgtgtcatttttattttttgctactgTTATTGTTTTGAGCTTATTTCATCATGAATAGAATAAAACTTTTATTGTCAGTTTTACAGAAACAATGAGAATCAGTTTGGCATTGCCTTGCAATTACCAGCAATATAGATACAAATATgagtaaattattttaaaaaaaaaacaccatttaatttaattttatttaagttGATACTTCAGTTCAATATTTTCACCTATTAGGCcacttttaaaaatcatttgtcAGCCAACATCTGTCATTAATTTCTATCCACCCAttgtccattcattcattcattcacccATCTGTTCATTGATCATCCAtttgttattgtatttatttattcattcattcaacctATCATCCATCATTcacccattcattcattcattcatccagttgttatttattaatttattcatgcATGCAACATATCAATCATTCGTTCAGCCATTAATTTGTGCAttcaatcattcattcatccattcattcctttatcaATTCACACATTACTCTATTCATTCATGCATTCATTTAATTATCTATACTTTCATTACCTAAATAGTCATCCAGTCATCtacccattcatccattttgtgcattaattcattcatttattcattcacacAACACtctattcattcatccattcatttagtTATCTATGCTTTCATTACCTAAGTAGTCCATGCAGTCATCtacccattcatccattttgtgcattcattcattcatccatccatccattcatccattcacacTTCACTCTATCCATTCATATAGTTATCTATACTTTCATTACCTAAGTAGTCCATGCAGTCATCtacccattcatccattttgtgcattcattcattcatccatccatccattcatccattcacacTTCACTCtatcattcatccattcatataGTTATCTATACTTTCATTACCTAAGTAGTCCATGCAATCATCTACCCATTCATCCAGtttgttcattcattcgttcatttattcattaattcattcattcatgcatcTATTCACTCATCACtctattcattcattaatttagTTGTCTATACTTTCATTACCTAAGTAGGCCATGCAGTCATCtacccattcatccattttgtgcattcattcatccatccatccattcatccattcacacTTCACTCtatcattcatccattcatataGTTATCTATACTTTCATTACCTAAGTAGTCCATGCAGTCATCTACCCATTCATCCAGTTTGTTCATTCATGCGTTCATTtgttcattaattcattcattcatgcatcTATTCACTCATCactctattcattcattcatttagtaATCTATACTTTCATTACCTAAGTAGTCCATGCAGTCATCtacccattcatccattttgtgcattcattcattcttcattcattcattctcctgcattcaaccagcatttttcattcattcattcattcaacatgCATCCATTATACTTGACTTTATCCATCTATGAATGCATTATTCATCCGTCATCCATGCATTCATTCCTTTTGTAATTCATTGCTTGCAAGTAATTCAGAGGACATTCAAA of the Vanacampus margaritifer isolate UIUO_Vmar chromosome 7, RoL_Vmar_1.0, whole genome shotgun sequence genome contains:
- the LOC144054760 gene encoding LOW QUALITY PROTEIN: neuropeptide Y receptor type 2-like (The sequence of the model RefSeq protein was modified relative to this genomic sequence to represent the inferred CDS: substituted 1 base at 1 genomic stop codon), with translation MAEWEDARTANCEHGAKSQLKKVSKVGLLSADTYILTLNVVKIXDVFSPQAGQWGCRTMDVANVSEARPPWATHPSANCCCVGGEEAYPDLEDSTRLPGVRVALILAYGTIIALGVLGNTLVIHVVFRFRRLRTVTNFFIANLALADLLVASLCLPFTLAYTLHGEWAFGRTLCFALPCAQGAAVHVSTITLNVIAVDRLRSVVRRPDGSPRMSRRLCAAVVGITWGVSALLASPLAIFREYATFQLAPGKSIQVCAEKWPEEGGSAPYSLAMILLQYGLPLAVNTGAYACIWCKMNASRLSRAHRRRRKTTKMLVTVVAVFAVSWLPLHAFQLAVDIDSRVVYMDDFKLLFSAFHVVAMCSTFVNPILYGWMNSNYRSAFLEVCGYYRPFNGHKKTIKMASGPAYKCSKF